A segment of the Micromonospora sediminicola genome:
CGCGCTCAAGGAGGCGACCGCGGCATGACCACCTCACTCCCGCCCGACTTCGCGGACTGGCTGCGGCTGCGTGAGCCCGCCGACGCCGCCGCCCGCTCGACCGAGCTGGCCGACGCGGTCCGGGACCGGCTGCCCGCCGACCGGCCGCTGGTCGTGCACGACCTGGGCAGCGGCACCGGCTCGATGGCCCGCTGGCTGGCCCCCCGGCTGCCCGGCCCGCAGCACTGGGTGCTGCACGAACGCGACGCCGACCTGCTGGCGCTGGCCGGCGCCGGGCGGCTGACCGCCGCCGACGGCGGCCCGGTCACCGTGACCACGCGGGGCTCGGACATCACCCGGTTGACCGCCGCCGACCTGGCCGACGCCCACCTGGTCACCGCGTCGGCGCTGCTGGACATGCTCACCGCCGAGGAGATCGACCGGATGGCGGCGGCCTGCGCCGGGCACCCCACGCTGTTCGCGCTCACCGTGCTCGGCCGGGCGGAGTTCACCCCGCCGCACCCGCTGGACGCCGAGCTGACCGCCGCGTTCAACGCCCACCAGCGGCGCACCGTCGACGGGCGGGTGCTGCTCGGGCCGGACGCGGTGGACGCGACGGTGGTCGCGTTCGCCCGCCACGGCGTCGAGGTCGCGGTGCGGTCCACCCCGTGGCGGCTCGGCCCGGAGCAGGCCGCGCTGGCCGCCGAGTGGCTCGCCGGCTGGGTCGACGCGGCCGTGGAGGAACGACCGCATCTGTCCGGGCCCGCCGCGACGTATAGGAAGTGGCGGCTCGACGAGGCCGCCGCCGGCCGCGTGGAGGTCGTGCTGCACCACGCCGACCTGCTCGCCGGCTGAACCGTACGGCCCGCCGACACGTGACATCCGGTGGGAACGAGGGAGGACCGCTTGTCACACGTCGCCGTCGCCGGGTCCGTACCGGCCGTCATGCCCGCGCCCGTCGGGGCGCGCCGGGCCCGGGCCCGCCTCGCCCGGGTGGGCCGGGCCTGGGTACGTCCGCTCGCCGGGCTGGCGGTGCTGGCGGTGCTGGTCGCCTCCGTGGGCACCGGTCCGTTCCTGGCCGGACTGCGGCTGATCGACGCGCCGGCGCTCGCCGCCGCGCTCGGCATCGGCGTGGTCACCACGGTCTGCTGCGCCTGGCGCTGGTCCCTGGTCGCCGGCGGGCTGGGCGTACGGCTGCCGATGCGGGCCGCGGTGGCGCACTGCTACCGGGCGGTCTTCCTCAACTCCACCCTGCCCGGCGGGGTGCTCGGCGACGTGCACCGGGCGGTGCGGCACGGCCGCGACGCCGGGGACGTGGCCCGGGGCGTACGGGCGGTGGTCTGGGAGCGCACCGCCGGGCAGGTGGTCCAGGTGGTCATCGCGGTGGGGCTGCTGGCCGCGTTTCCGTCCCCGGTCCGCCCGTACCTGCCGGCGCTGGCCGCCGGCCTGGCCGTGGTCGCGCTGGCGCTGGTGCTGGCCGCCCGCGCGGTGCCCCGCTCCGGTGCGTCCCGCTGGGCCCGGGCGGCGCGGACCGCGCTCGCCGACGTGCGCTCCGGGCTGCTGGGCCGCCGGACCTGGGCCGGCGTGGTGGTGGCCTCGACCGTGGTGTTCGCCGGCCACCTGGCCACCTTCGTGGTGGCCGCCCGCACGGCCGGCGCGGACGCCCCGCTGTCCCGCCTGCTGCCCCTGACGCTGCTCGCGCTGCTCGCCATGGCGGTGCCGCTGAACGTGGGCGGGTTCGGCCCGCGGGAGGGGGTGGCCGCGTGGGCGTTCGCGTCGGCCGGGCTGACCGCCGCGCAGGGCGTCGCCACCGGCACGGTCTACGGCGCGCTGGTCCTGGTGGCCAGCCTGCCCGGCGCCGCGGTGCTGCTGGTGCGCCGCCTGCCGCGCCGGGAGCCCGGCAACTGTCGGTGATCCCGCCTACGGTGAGGGTGCGAGGTGTGCGTCGTCGGGTCCGCCCGGCGACCGGACGGAGGAGAACCATGGACGAAACCCTGCCCAACGCGACGGTCCGGACCCGGGTCACGGTCCCGCTCAGGTTCCCCGACGGTTACGTGACCACCGCCACGGTGCACACCTTCCACGGCCTGGTGGACGGCCGCGAGCACCTGGCGTTCGGGCTCGGCGACCACGAGGCCGCCGAGCCGCCGTTGGTCCGTCCGCACAGCGAGTGCCTCACCGGGGACGTGTTCGGCAGCCAGCGTTGCGACTGCGGCCCGCAGTTGCGCGAGGCGGTGGAGCGGATCGCCGACGCCGGCGGCTACCTGCTCTACCTGCGGCAGGAGGGCCGGGGCATCGGCCTGTACGCCAAGCTCGACGCCTACGCGCTGCAGGACGACGGCCTCGACACGTACGAGGCGAACCTGGCGCTCGGGCGGGGCGCCGACGAGCGGGACTACACCGTGGCCGCGCAGATGCTCGCCGCGCTGGGGGTGGACCGGGTGGCCCTGCTCAGCAACAATCCGGACAAGGCGGCCCAGTTGGAGCGGCTCGGCGTCCGGGTGGCCGACCGGGTGACCACCGGCGTGCACCTGTCCCCGGCGAACGCCGGCTACCTGGCGGCCAAGGTCACCCGCGCCGACCACGCCCTCGACCTGCCGTTCGTGCCGTGACCAGCCGCCCGTACGTGCTGCTCAGCTGCGCCATGTCGATCGACGGTTACATCGACGACGCGACGACCGAGCGGCTGCTGCTCTCCAACGACGACGACCTGGACCGGGTGGACGCGACCCGGGCCGGATGCGACGCGATCATGGTGGGCGCGGCGACGGTCCGCCGGGACGACCCGCGGTTGCTGGTGCGCAGTGAGCGCCGGCGTGCCGATCGGGTGGCGCGGGGGTTGGCGCCGTCGCCGGTGAAGGTCACGGTGACCGGCAGCGGCGACCTCGATCCGGCGGCCCGGTTCTTCACCGCGGGCGACGGCACGAAGCTCGTCTACTGCCCGAGCGGCGTGGTGGACAAGGCCCGGGAGCAGGTCGGCGCGGTGGCCACGGTGGTCGACGCCGGGGAGCCGGTCACCCCGGAGGCGGTCGTCGCCGACCTGGCCGGGCGTGGGGTGAGCCGGCTGATGGTCGAGGGCGGCGGCTCGGTGCACTGCCAGTTCCTCACCGCCGGGCTGGCCGACGAGCTGCACCTGGTGGTCGCGCCGTTCTTCGTGGGGGACCGGCGGGCGCCCCGCTTCGTCGGGGACGGCCGGTTCCCGTGGCACCCGGGCCGCCGCGCCCGGGTCGTCGAGGTCCGCCAGATCGGCGACGTGGTGCTCACCCGCTACGCGCTCTCCGATCGCTGCCTGGCCTGACCCGCCGTCAAGGTCCGCCCTTGTGCGAGACCACGGTCGATATTAGTTTGTTGATAATCCATACGAACTAATGTCCCGTGGACCCTTTCCGAAGGGGGACCGATGACCCACCCCGACCCGGGCTCCTCCCGTCGCCGCTTCCTCGGCCTGATGGGCCTCGGCGTGGCCGCGACCACCGCCGGCCCGCTGCTCGCCGGCTGCTCCGAGAAGCCGGCCGGTTCCGGCGGCGCCCAGCAGCTCGACGCCGTCTCCGACCTGTTGCCGACGCACAAGGACCTGACCGGCGGCGTCAAGCCCGACATCGTCGGGACCCGGCCGGTGGCCGACGGTTACACCAGCTATCCGGCCACCCTGGTCGACGCCGTCAGCGGCAAGCCGGGCACCAGCGGCAAGCAGGTCACCGCGATGACGCCCGCCTGGGGGGCGGCGCCGCCCGGCATCGCCCAGAGCGCCTACCTCCAGGCCGTCAACGCCGAACTGGGCACGCCGGTGACCTTCACCATCCAGGACGGCGTCACCTACGCCGACAAGCTCAACGCCATGCTCAGCGCACGGGACGTGCCGGAGCTGCTCTGCGTACCGGGGTGGGAGGTGGAGAAGATCCCGCGCTTCGCCGAGGCGATCAAGGTGCTCTTCGAGGACCTCACCGACCACCTCAGGGGCGACGCCGTCGACGCGTACCCGATGCTGGCCAGCTTTCCGACCGGCGCCTGGCGCGAGGCGGTCTGGAACGAGCGGCTGGTGTCCGTGCCCAACCCCACCGACTCGCCGTTCCCGTGGGTGCTGTTCACCCGCAAGGACCTGCTCGACGCGCGCGGCCTGGCCGTGCCGTCGAACCTCGACGACCTGCTCACCGTCGCCAAGCAGGTCACCGACCCGGCCCGCAAGGTGTGGGCGTTCGACGACGTCTTCGCCATGATCCAGATGTTCCACCGGGTTCCCGCCTCCAAGCAGGGCTGGCGGCTGCGCTCCGACGGGACGCCGGAGTTCAAGTACGAGACGCCGGAGTTCCGCCAGGCTCTCGAAGTGATGGCCAGGATTTACTCCGACGGCCTGGTCCACCCGGACGTCGTGGCCAGCCGGGGCGCGGACGCCAAGCAACTGTTCGCCAAGAACGGCGCCATCGTGTTCAAGCAGGACGGCATGGGCATGTGGCAGGGCGCCCAGGCCGAGCACCAGAAGACCAATCCCACGTTGAACATCCAGGCGGTGCCGGTCTTCTCCGCCACCGGCGGCGACCCGCTGGTCTGGCGGGCGGACAAGCCGATCTCCTACACCTTCGTCCGGAAGGGCCTCGGCAAGGACCGGGTCCAGGAGCTGCTGCGGATCATCAACTGGTGCTCCGCGCCGCTGGGCAGCCAGGAGGCCCAGCTGCGCGACTTCGGCGTCGAGGGCCGGCACCACACCAGGTCGCCGAACGGGCCGGTGAAGACCGACCTGGCGTTCAAGGAGATCGCCAACCAGTACTTCTTCATCAGTGGTCGCAACCCCACCATCGGGCCGTTCCCGGACACCCCCCGCTACGTCCCGGACGTGCTGACCTACTCCAACCAGATGGTCAGGTTCCTGGAGAAGGACCCCTGGGACGGGGTGAAGCTGGAGATGCCGGCCGCCTACAAGGCCAACCAGGTGCCGACGGAGGACAAGTTCACCGACCTCCTGCGCGGCCGGCGTCCGATGAGCGACGTGGACGCCATCGTCGCCGAGTGGAAGGCGGGCGGCGGGGAGGAAGCCCGCAAGCTGCTCGCCGACTCGCTGCCGAAGGCGGCCAGGTGAGCGAGCCGGCCGTCGTGGTCGGGCCCGAGCGGACCCGACCCGACGCCCCGGCCCCACCGGCCCGTGCGCCCCGCCGTCGCCGCGTGCCGCTGGGCACCCGGCTGCGCCGCGACTGGCAACTACTGGCGATGGTGGCACCCGGTTTCGGCATCCTGCTGGTCTTCAGCTACCTGCCGATCGCCGGCAACGTCATCGCGTTCCAGGACTACAACCCCTACCTGGGCGACAACCCGTGGCAGGCGTTCACGCACAGCAACTGGATCGGCTTCGGCCAGTTCCAGCTCCTCTTCGACGACCCGGCGTTCTGGGACGCGTTCCGCAACACCCTCGCCATCACCGCGTTCCAGTTGGTGTTCTTCTTCCCGCTGCCGATCGTGCTGGCGGTCATGCTGCACAACCTGCTCTCCAGCCGGCTGCGCGGGCTCGTCCAGACGGTCGTCTACCTACCGCACTTCTTCAGCTGGGTGCTGGTGGTCACCTTCTTCGTGGCCATGTTCGGCGGCGCGGGACTGCTGGCGCAGACCATGCGCGACGCCGGCATGCAGCCGTGGAACGTGATGACGAATCCGGACACGTTCATCGTCCTGGTCACCGCCGAGGCGGTGTGGAAGGACGTGGGCTGGGGCACCATCGTCTTCCTGGCCGCCCTGTCCACCATCGACCAGAACCTCTACGAGGCGGCCGCCGCGGACGGCGCCGGGCGGTGGCGACGGCTGTGGCACATCACGCTGCCCGGCCTGCGCCCGGTGATCGTGCTGCTGCTCATCCTGCGTCTCGGCGACGCGCTCTCGGTCGGCTTCGAGCAGTTCCTGCTGCAACGCGACGCGGTCGGCCGGCAGGCCGCCGAGGTGCTCGACACCTTCGTCTACCACTTCTCCATCGCCACCGGAAACTACGGCTACGGCGCGGCGGCCGGGCTGTTCAAGGCCGTCGTCGGCCTCGTGCTGATCCTCGCCGCGAACCGGGTGGCGCACCTGCTCGGCGAACGAGGGATCTACGCGAAGTCATGACCGCGACCAGCCGCCGGCCGACCGGCACGCGACCCCGCCGCCCGGTGTGGGAGGAACGACCGAACCCGGTCGGCCAGGCGCTCAAGGCCGGCCTGCTCACCCTGCTGGTGGCCGGGGTGCTCTTTCCGCTCTGGGTGATCCTGGTGACCAGCCTCTCCTCCCGCGAGACGATCGCCGCCGCCGGTGGCCTGGTGGTCGTGCCGAAGGGCATCGACATTTCGGCCTACCGGACCATCCTGGCCGGCGGCGCGGTCACCCGGGCGCTGTGGATCAGCACGCTGGTCACCGTGCTCGGCACGGGGATCGCGCTGACCGTCACCGTGCTGGCCGCGTACGGGCTGTCCCGGCCGGGCTCGCTGGGCCACCGCTGGCTGCTCGCGTACTTCCTGATCCCGTTCCTGGTCTACCCGCCGCTGGTGCCGCGCTACCTGGTGGTCACCGGGCTGGGCCTGAAGGACACCGTCTGGGCGCTGGTCCTGCCGCCGGCGATCAGCGTGTTCAACCTCGTCGTGGTGCGTGGGTTCTTCCAGGGCATCCCGCAGGAGCTGCTGGACAGCGCCCGCATCGACGGCGCGAGCGACTTCCGTACCCTCGGGCGGATCGTGCTGCCGCTGTCCCGCGCGGTGATCGCCGTGGTCGGCCTCTTCTACGCGGTCAGTTACTGGAACGTGTGGTTCGACGCGTTGCTGTTCATCGACCGCAACGACATGTACCCGATTCAGCGAGTGTTGCAGAGCTACCTGCTGGCCGGGCAGGCGCCGCACACCTCGGGCGGCACCACCGGGGTGACCATGCCACCGACCGAGGCGATCAAGATGGCGGTGGTGGTGCTGACCGTCGCGCCGATCGTCGCGGTCTACCCGTTCGTCCAGCGGCACTTCGTCAAGGGCGTGCTGATCGGCGCGGTCAAGGGCTGACGCCTGCGCTCACAGCACCTGGGACAGGAACCGCCGCAGCCGCGGGTGCTCGGGCGCCTCGAACACGGCGGCCGGCGGCCCGGCCTCCAGCACCACGCCGGCGTCCATGAACGAGACCGTGTCGGCCACGGTGCGGGCGAAGCCCATCTCGTGCGTGACCACCACCATCGTCATGCCGGCGGCGGCGAGGTCCGCCATCACCGCGAGCACGCCCTTGACCAGCTCCGGGTCCAGCGCCGAGGTGGCCTCGTCGAAGAGCATCACCTGCGGGCGCAGCGCGAGCGCCCGGGCGATGGCGACGCGCTGCTGCTGGCCGCCGGAGAGCTGCGCCGGCCGGGAGTCGGCCTTCGCGGCCAGCCCGACCAGGTCGAGCTGGGCGCGGGCGAGCGCCACCGCCTCGTCCTCGTCGAGCTTCTTCAGCCTGCGCAGCGCGAGCGTGACGTTGTGCAGCACGCTCAGGTGCGGGAAGAGGTTGAACTGCTGGAACACCATGCCGATCCGCTGCCGCAACGCGTCCGGGTCGTCGCCCAGCACGCTGCGTCCGTCCAGCAGGACGTCGCCCCGGTCCGGCTCGATCAGCCGGTTGATCGTGCGCAGCAGCGTGGACTTGCCGGAGCCGGACGGTCCGATCACGCAGGCCGTGCCGCCGCGGGCCACGTCCAGGTCCGCGCCGCGCAGCACCCGGTGCGCGCCGAAGGCCAGGTGCACGTCGCGCACGGTGAGGCTGACCGAGGTGACGGTGCCGGTGGTCATCGTGGTTTCCCTCCGGTCGGGCTGACGCCGGCCGGCGTCAGGTCGGGCTCGGGCTCGGGCGGCGCGGCCGGGCGGCCCTGCCGCAGCCGCCGGTCCAGCCAGTTGACCGCGTGCGTCAGGGGCACGGTCAGGAACAGGTAGAACAGGCCGGCAAGCAGCAGCGCGGACTGGTTGCCGGTGTTCGCGGCGTAGTCCTGGCCGATCCGGAACAGCTCGCGCTGGCTGGCCAGCAGGCCGAGGAAGTAGACCAGGCTGGAGTCCTTGATCAACGCGATCAGCTGGTTGACCCAGGCGGGCAGCACCCGGCGGACACCCTGCGGGATGACCACCAGCCGCATCGACTCGGCCCAGGAGAAGCCGAGCGCCCGAGCGCCCTCCAACTGGGCCGCCTCCACGCTCAGGATGCCGGCTCGGAAGATCTCGCCCAGGTAGGCGGCGGCGATCAGGGACAGCGCCAGCACGCCCAGCGGGTAGGGGTTCGGTCCCCACACCTCCATGCCCAGCGGCGCCAGGCCGACGCCGATGAGCAGGATGGTCGCCGCGGCCGGCAGGCCGCGGAACACGTCGGTGTAGACCCGGGCCGGCCACCGCAACCACCGGGTACGCGAGATGCCCGCGACGGCCAGCAGCATGCCCAGCACCGAACCGAGCAGGGCGGCGGAGACCGCCAGGATCAGCGTGTTGGGCAGCCCGACGGTCAGCATCTCGGGCAGCGCCTCGCGCATCGAGTCACCGTCGAAGAAGGTCTCCCAGAGGGTGCTCAGTGGATCCATCGTTCCTCCGTCCGCTCCGCTCGAATCCGGTCGTCCGCTCAGGAGGCGGCCGACGGCGACGGCACCGGGACCGAGCCGCTGCCGGGCGTGAAGTCGGCCGGGATCGGCCGGCCCGGGTAGTACTGCGCCTGCAGGCGGCTCCAGGTGCCGTCGGCGATCACCTCGTCGAGCCCCTTGTCCAGCGCCTCGCGCAGCTTGTCGTTGCCCTTGGCCACGGCGTACGCGGTCGGGGCCGGGCTGAGCTGCTTCGCCGCGACCGTGATCTTGCCGTTGCTGTCCGCGGCGGACTTGTCACCGATCTCGGCGGGCGCGATCCAGGCGTCGGCGGTGCCGGCCTTGAGCTGGTTGACCGCACCGTTGTAGTCGGGCACCCGCACCGGGTCCAGCTTCTCCCGGGTGGCGAAGTCGTCCTGCACGGTGCCCTGGACGACCACGACCCGCTTGCCGGCGAGCTGGTCGAACCCGGTGATCGGGGAGCCGGCCGGCACGTCCAGGCCGAAGTAGCCGAAGTCGTAGCCGTTGCCGAAGTCGACGGTCTTCTTCCGCGCCTCGGTGACGGTGATCGAGGAGCTGCCGACGTCGAACTTGCGGTTGTTGACCTGGGACAGCAGGGCGGAGAAGTCGGTGCCGACGAACTCGACCTTCAGGCCGACCTTGCCGGCGACGGCGGTGAGCAGGTCGTTGTCGAAGCCGGTGAACTTCCCGTCCTTCAGGTAGACGTTCGGCGGCGCGTCGGTGAGCGTGCCGGCCCGGATCACCCCGGGCTGGAGCAGGCCGTACGGGTTGGCGGCCCCGTCGGTGGAGTCGTTCCCGCCGCACGCGGTCAGCGCGGTCGCGGCGAGCACGGCGGCGGCGCCGACGACGGCGGCGCGGGTCAGGACGGTACGGATACGCACGATGTCTCTCCAGAGTGGACGGACACGCGGGGGCGTGCCGGTGCCGGCGCCGCCGGGCACGGCGGGGCCGGGAAGGGTGGATCGGGGAAGGGGGAAGCGCTCGCTCAGCGCGCGTCGCGACAGGCGTCGCTGCACACCCGCATCAGGTCGACGTGGCGACGCTTGACCAGCGCGACGCCGGCCGGGTGCGCGGCGGTGTCGCCGGTGCGGGTGGAGGGTGGTGCGAACATCGGTCTCCCTGGTCGGTCGGGCTGACCTGGGTGCCAGGCCACGCTTGCGCCGACGGCTGCCGGCGCCTGGTCCTCACCCGGAGCACCCCACCGTGGAGGAGGGTTGCCGGCCAGCGAGCCGGGGCTTGACGCTGGCGCTCATGACCTGCCCGGAAGGCTAGCAGCAGGTCCGTGCCGGCCGTCCAGCCGTTATGACCACCCTCACGCACCGCGCCTCACCCGACCGGACCTGAGGGACTTGCTATGCAACAAAGTGCATAGCATGATGGCCGGCATGTCGCTGGAGCACGCCATCCTCGTCTCGCTGCTGGAGCGGCCGGCCTCCGGCTACGAGCTGGCCCGGCGCTTCGACCGCTCGATCGGCCGCTTCTGGACCGCCACCCACCAGCAGATCTACCGCGTGCTCAAGCAGATGGCCGAGGACGACCGGATCACCGGCGAGGAGGTCGGTCAGGAGGGCCTGCCGGACAAGAAGGTCTGGTCGGTCACCCCGACCGGCCGGGCCGCGCTGCTCGGCTGGTTGCACGCCCCGGTGCGACCGGAGGCGGTCCGGCACGAGCTGGCCGTCAAGATCCGCGGCGCCGCGTTCGACGACGCCGCCGGGCGCGCCACCCTGGTCGCCGAGGTCGAGCGCTACCGCGCCGACCACGCGACCGTCCTCGCCGGCTATGTGGCCGGCGAACGCCGCGACTTCCCGGGCGCCGTCGCACCCGACGCCCGGGCGGCGCTGCAGCACGTCGTGCTGCGCGGCGGCATCGCGTACGAGCGGATGGTGCTGGCCTGGCTGGACGACGTCCTGGCCACCCTCCGCGCCCTCGACCCCGACCCGGAAAGGCCACCCGCGTGAGCGACCCGCTGCTGTTCCACCCGCACCACTACGACCCCGCCGACCTCGACGAGACCTCGCGCCGGCTGCTGCGCGCCACCGTCGACTGGTTCGAGACCCGGGGCAAGCGCGCCCTGGTCGACAGCTACAACACGCACGAGTGGTACGCCGACTTCCTCGCCTTCGCCGCCCGGGAAGGTCTCTTCGCCACCTTCCTCACCCCGTCCGCCGACGGCGGCGACGACAAGGACAAGCGCTGGGACACCGCCCGCAACGCGGCACTCAGCGAGATCCTCGGCTTCTACGGCCTCGGCTACTGGTACACCTGGCAGGTCACCGTGCTCGGCCTCGGGCCGGTGTGGCAGAGCGGCAACGCCGCCGCCCGGGCCCACGCCGCCGACCTGCTCGACCAGGGCCACGTGATGGCCTTCGCGCTCTCCGAGCGCTCACACGGCGCCGACATCTACGCCACCGACATGCTGCTCACCCCCGACGGCGAGGGCGGTTTCCGGGCCACCGGCGGCAAGTACTACATCGGCAACGGCAACGTCGCCGGCCTGGTCTCGGTCTTCGGCCGGCGCGCCGACGTCGAGGGCCCGGAGGGGTACGTGTTCTTCGCCGCCGACAGCCGGCACCCGGCGTACCGGCTGGTCCGCAACGTGGTCAACGCCCAGATGTACGTCTCCGAGTTCCGGCTGGAGGACTACCCGGTGCGGGAGCGGGACGTGCTGCACACCGGCCCGGCCGCGTTCGACGCCGCGCTGAACACGGTGAACATCGGCAAGTTCAACCTCTGCACCGCGTCCATCGGCATCTGCGAGCACGCCATGTACGAGGCGGTCACCCACGCCCACGGCCGCGTGCTCTACGGCCGGCGGGTCACCGACTTCCCGCACGTGCGCCGCGAGCTGACCGACGCGTACGCCCGCCTGGTGGCGATGAAGCTGTTCAGCGACCGGGCGGTGGACTACTTCCGCTCGGCCGGCCCGGACGACCGTCGCTACCTGCTGTTCAACCCGATGACCAAGATGAAGGTCACCACCGAGGGCGAGAAGGTGATCGACCTGCTCTGGGACGTGATCGCCGCGAAGGGCTTCGAGGCCGACACCTACTTCGACAAGGCCGCCAAGGACATCCGCGGCCTGCCGAAGCTGGAGGGCACGGTGCACGTCAACCTGGCCCTGATCCTCAAGTTCATGCCGAACTACCTGTTCCGGCCGCAGCCGCACCCGGCGGTGCCGACCCGGCGGGACGCGGCCGACGACGAGTTCCTGTTCCGCCAGGGCCCGGCCCGGGGGCTCGGCGCGATCCGCTTCCACGACTGGCGGGCCGCGTACGACGCGCACGCCCACCTGCCCAACGTGGCCCGCTTCCGGGAGCAGGCCGACGGGCTGGTCGCGTTGCTCGCCGCCCACGCGCCGGACGAGACGCAGCAGCGTGACCTGGACTTCCTGCTCACCATCGGCCAGCTCTTCGCGCTCGTCGTCTACGGCCAGCTGATCCTGGAGCAGGCCGAGCTGACCGGCCTCGACGCGGCCCTGCGCGACGAGATCTTCGACCTGCTGGTCCGGGACTTCTCCGGGTACGCCACCGAGCTGCACGGCAAGGCGGCCACCACCGACGAGCAGGCCGCCTGGGCGCTCGCCCACGTCCGCCGGCCGGTGGTCGACGCCGACCGCACGGCCCGGGTGTGGCAGCGGGTGGTCGACCTGGCCGGCGCGTACGAGATGCGACAGTGACCGGCGGAATCCGGGCGCGCGCCGGCCGGTCCGGCCGGTAGGTTGCACGGATGTTCGCGCTCGCCCTGACCGACGACGCCGAGCTGCGCCCGTTGCAGCCCTGGCACGCCGACGAGTTCCTCGCCAACCTCGACCGCTGCCGCGAGCACATCGCGCCCTGGGTCGGCGCGTCCTTCGTCGCCACCGA
Coding sequences within it:
- a CDS encoding acyl-CoA dehydrogenase family protein: MSDPLLFHPHHYDPADLDETSRRLLRATVDWFETRGKRALVDSYNTHEWYADFLAFAAREGLFATFLTPSADGGDDKDKRWDTARNAALSEILGFYGLGYWYTWQVTVLGLGPVWQSGNAAARAHAADLLDQGHVMAFALSERSHGADIYATDMLLTPDGEGGFRATGGKYYIGNGNVAGLVSVFGRRADVEGPEGYVFFAADSRHPAYRLVRNVVNAQMYVSEFRLEDYPVRERDVLHTGPAAFDAALNTVNIGKFNLCTASIGICEHAMYEAVTHAHGRVLYGRRVTDFPHVRRELTDAYARLVAMKLFSDRAVDYFRSAGPDDRRYLLFNPMTKMKVTTEGEKVIDLLWDVIAAKGFEADTYFDKAAKDIRGLPKLEGTVHVNLALILKFMPNYLFRPQPHPAVPTRRDAADDEFLFRQGPARGLGAIRFHDWRAAYDAHAHLPNVARFREQADGLVALLAAHAPDETQQRDLDFLLTIGQLFALVVYGQLILEQAELTGLDAALRDEIFDLLVRDFSGYATELHGKAATTDEQAAWALAHVRRPVVDADRTARVWQRVVDLAGAYEMRQ
- a CDS encoding PadR family transcriptional regulator codes for the protein MSLEHAILVSLLERPASGYELARRFDRSIGRFWTATHQQIYRVLKQMAEDDRITGEEVGQEGLPDKKVWSVTPTGRAALLGWLHAPVRPEAVRHELAVKIRGAAFDDAAGRATLVAEVERYRADHATVLAGYVAGERRDFPGAVAPDARAALQHVVLRGGIAYERMVLAWLDDVLATLRALDPDPERPPA